A genomic stretch from Streptomyces venezuelae ATCC 10712 includes:
- a CDS encoding DUF2000 domain-containing protein, whose protein sequence is MTTTDAAPVRFDTKIAVLLRDDLETWQRLNVTAFLVSGLGTDLPEVIGEPYADADGTPYLPMFRQPVLVFEGSKETLTAAHARALTRALPRAVFTTDLFTTGNDRDNRAAVRAVGRDGLDLAGLAVYGPRNAVDKVLKGARMHP, encoded by the coding sequence ATGACCACCACCGACGCCGCCCCCGTGCGGTTCGACACCAAGATCGCCGTACTCCTGCGGGACGACCTGGAGACCTGGCAGCGCCTGAACGTGACCGCGTTCCTGGTCAGCGGCCTCGGCACGGACCTGCCCGAGGTGATCGGCGAACCGTACGCCGACGCCGACGGCACCCCCTACCTGCCGATGTTCCGCCAGCCCGTCCTCGTCTTCGAGGGCTCGAAGGAGACGCTGACGGCGGCGCACGCCCGCGCCCTCACCCGCGCCCTGCCGAGGGCGGTCTTCACCACCGACCTCTTCACCACCGGCAACGACCGCGACAACCGCGCCGCCGTACGAGCCGTGGGACGCGACGGCCTGGACCTCGCGGGCCTCGCCGTGTACGGCCCGCGCAACGCGGTCGACAAGGTACTGAAGGGCGCCCGGATGCATCCCTGA